From one Candidatus Binataceae bacterium genomic stretch:
- a CDS encoding DUF882 domain-containing protein, whose protein sequence is MSERSSNQEEKHINRRRFLTMGLLSAAPIVVPGAAWARMRVKTSSSSTRELARTLSFYNLHTGERLTTVYWEKGEYLPAALDEVNYILRDFRQNEVKPIDPTLLDLLVTLRDRLQSQANYEVISGYRSPLTNAMLHSQSEGVAAHSLHMDGRAIDIRLPGRPLGLVRFAALSLRRGGVGYYPGRFVHVDTGRVRWW, encoded by the coding sequence ATGAGTGAAAGATCGAGCAACCAAGAGGAAAAGCACATAAACCGCCGCCGTTTTCTGACCATGGGCTTGCTAAGCGCCGCACCGATTGTGGTCCCGGGCGCGGCGTGGGCGCGGATGCGGGTTAAGACTTCCAGCTCCAGCACGAGAGAACTGGCGCGCACCCTTAGCTTTTACAATTTGCACACCGGCGAACGCCTCACGACGGTCTATTGGGAAAAGGGTGAGTACCTCCCGGCCGCGCTCGACGAAGTCAACTACATTCTTCGCGACTTTCGGCAAAACGAAGTCAAGCCAATTGACCCCACTTTGCTCGATCTGCTGGTCACGCTTCGCGACCGACTGCAGTCCCAGGCGAACTACGAAGTCATTTCCGGGTACCGTTCACCGCTCACCAACGCAATGCTTCATTCTCAAAGCGAGGGAGTTGCCGCGCACAGCCTGCACATGGATGGCCGCGCGATCGACATTCGCCTGCCCGGCCGGCCGCTCGGCCTGGTCCGGTTCGCAGCGCTCTCGTTGCGGCGCGGCGGCGTAGGTTATTATCCGGGTCGCTTTGTGCACGTAGACACGGGCCGCGTGCGCTGGTGGTAG
- a CDS encoding methyltransferase domain-containing protein: MPMAEWYEDDTFWETFRDHMFNPARLEQTRAEVDQLVALLKLGSGARVLDLCCGIGRHSLEFARRGFRVTGVDRTAHYLEQARDGATRENLSIEFVHCDMRAFVRREAFDGALSMFTSFGYFEDATDDLRVARNVYESLQSGAKLTLDMNGKEVVAAKFRERDWNRRADGTIVIEERRVLDGWSKLESHWIQLRGTELRESTLVVRPYSGVELGTLLKEAGFSEVATYGSLAATPYDHRAERLVAVATKY; encoded by the coding sequence ATGCCTATGGCCGAGTGGTACGAGGACGATACCTTCTGGGAAACCTTTCGTGACCACATGTTCAACCCCGCACGTCTTGAGCAGACGCGTGCCGAAGTTGATCAGCTGGTAGCCTTGCTGAAGCTTGGCTCGGGCGCCCGCGTGCTGGATCTCTGCTGCGGCATTGGGCGCCATTCCCTTGAATTTGCTCGCCGCGGCTTCAGGGTCACTGGGGTTGATCGTACCGCTCACTATCTCGAACAGGCGCGTGATGGCGCCACGCGGGAAAACCTGAGCATCGAGTTCGTTCACTGCGACATGCGCGCTTTTGTGCGGCGCGAAGCCTTTGATGGAGCGCTCAGCATGTTCACATCGTTCGGCTACTTCGAGGATGCCACCGATGATTTGCGCGTAGCACGCAACGTCTACGAATCTCTGCAGTCCGGCGCGAAGCTCACCTTAGACATGAACGGCAAGGAAGTAGTTGCGGCCAAATTCCGCGAGCGCGATTGGAACCGACGCGCGGATGGCACCATTGTGATCGAGGAACGGCGAGTGCTCGACGGATGGTCAAAACTCGAATCACACTGGATCCAACTGCGAGGAACGGAACTGCGCGAATCCACTCTGGTGGTGCGGCCGTACTCGGGCGTCGAACTTGGCACGTTACTTAAGGAAGCTGGTTTCAGCGAAGTTGCGACTTACGGCAGCCTGGCCGCAACCCCCTACGACCATAGGGCGGAGCGTCTGGTGGCGGTTGCCACCAAGTATTAG